A stretch of the Medicago truncatula cultivar Jemalong A17 chromosome 5, MtrunA17r5.0-ANR, whole genome shotgun sequence genome encodes the following:
- the LOC11410630 gene encoding L-tryptophan--pyruvate aminotransferase 1 — protein MVVAKSSSASDPINNNCFPCSNGTTISLSTLSPNSIIDAQKGDPLAFESYWKQMSDECTVVIKGWELMSYYSDSSNMCWFMLPELRDEIERLHHLVGNAVTKDKYIVVGNGSSQLFQAALFALSPLDVPDHPINVISPTPYYSEYKNAINILHSRMFQWGGDAAVYDKNESYIEVVTSPNNPDGTLRVPVVNSAAKGKLIHDLAYYWPQYTPITYEADHDVMLFTFSKCTGHAGSRIGWAIVKDIEVAKKMVTFVQSSSMGVSKESQTRAAKIIGVICDGYQNFKSIESELFFEYSKRLMRERWENFRGAVEQSKVFTVTKYPRAYCNFTNEISETYPSFAWLKCEEGIENAYNFLRKMNICAREGERFGAADSKYVRVSMLVMEDEFNELLKRLSNAKIE, from the exons ATGGTGGTAGCTAAATCTTCTTCAGCTTCTGATCCTATCAACAATAATTGCTTCCCTTGTTCCAATGGCACAACAATATCCCTCTCCACTCTCTCACCCAATTCCATCATCGATGCTCAGAA GGGTGATCCATTGGCATTTGAATCATACTGGAAGCAGATGAGTGATGAATGTACGGTTGTGATTAAAGGATGGGAATTGATGAGTTACTACAGTGACTCGAGTAACATGTGTTGGTTCATGTTGCCAGAATTGAGGGATGAGATAGAGAGACTTCATCATTTAGTTGGAAATGCTGTGACCAAAGATAAATACATAGTTGTTGGAAATGGCTCTTCTCAACTCTTCCAAGCTGCTTTGTTCGCTTTGTCTCCTTTAGATGTCCCTGATCACCCTATCAATGTTATTTCTCCTACTCCTTATTACTCG gaatacaaaaatgcaattaatatatTGCATTCAAGGATGTTTCAATGGGGTGGTGATGCTGCTGTgtatgataaaaatgaatcttACATAGAGGTGGTGACTTCCCCAAACAACCCTGATGGAACCCTTCGTGTACCAGTGGTGAACTCTGCAGCTAAAGGGAAATTGATTCATGACTTGGCCTATTATTGGCCACAATACACTCCTATTACTTATGAGGCTGACCATGATGTAATGCTCTTCACATTCTCCAAATGCACTGGTCATGCTGGTTCCCGTATAGG cTGGGCTATTGTGAAGGACATTGAAGTTGCTAAGAAGATGGTGACATTTGTGCAATCAAGCTCAATGGGCGTATCAAAAGAATCCCAAACAAGAGCAGCTAAGATCATTGGAGTGATTTGTGATGGTTaccaaaatttcaagtcaattGAATCTGAACTCTTCTTTGAATATAGCAAACGTCTCATGAGAGAAAGATGGGAGAATTTTAGAGGAGCTGTTGAACAAAGCAAGGTCTTCACTGTAACCAAGTATCCAAGGGCGTACTGTAACTTCACCAATGAGATATCTGAAACATACccta GCTTTGCTTGGTTGAAATGCGAGGAGGGCATAGAAAATGCTTATAATTTTctaagaaaaatgaatatttgtgcAAGAGAAGGGGAGCGATTTGGTGCTGCTGATTCAAAGTATGTTAGGGTTAGCATGCTTGTCATGGAAGATGAGTTCAATGAATTGTTGAAGAGGCTATCAAATGCTAAAATAGAATAA